A window of the Desulfobacula toluolica Tol2 genome harbors these coding sequences:
- a CDS encoding ferredoxin — translation MKVTITKQCMGDRNCNDLCPEVFEYDEDQLKSTIKIDDIPKHLEEIVRRAADECGADAIIIEE, via the coding sequence ATGAAAGTAACCATTACAAAACAGTGCATGGGTGACAGAAACTGTAACGATCTTTGTCCTGAAGTTTTTGAATATGATGAAGATCAATTAAAATCTACGATTAAAATAGATGATATTCCAAAACATCTTGAAGAGATCGTTCGCCGTGCAGCAGATGAATGCGGTGCAGATGCCATTATTATTGAAGAATAA
- the rbr gene encoding rubrerythrin: protein MVKFRESQTAINLHTSFAAETQARTRYDFFANKARDEGYIQIAKIFDETANQEFEHALRFFKFFNGGELEIKWTFPTGVIKDTYANLLSAAALEKYVSEDMYAKFAKIAEDEGFERAKDTFVNIIVAEKHHEKLYLELAGNIATDRVIKKDDERVWRCLSCGYIHTGKAAPRKCPACVKPAGFFELLCENW from the coding sequence ATGGTTAAATTCAGGGAAAGTCAGACAGCAATTAATCTTCATACCTCTTTTGCAGCAGAGACCCAGGCAAGAACACGGTATGATTTTTTTGCAAACAAAGCCCGGGATGAAGGGTATATCCAGATAGCAAAGATATTTGATGAAACAGCGAATCAGGAATTTGAACATGCCCTGCGGTTTTTTAAATTTTTTAACGGGGGTGAGCTTGAGATCAAATGGACCTTTCCCACCGGTGTTATCAAGGATACATATGCCAATCTTCTTTCAGCGGCAGCATTGGAAAAGTATGTCAGTGAGGATATGTATGCCAAATTTGCTAAAATTGCTGAAGATGAAGGCTTTGAAAGGGCAAAAGATACGTTTGTTAATATTATTGTTGCTGAAAAGCATCATGAAAAGCTCTACCTTGAACTGGCCGGGAATATTGCAACGGACAGGGTGATTAAAAAAGACGACGAAAGAGTCTGGCGTTGCCTGAGCTGTGGATATATTCACACTGGAAAAGCAGCACCCAGAAAATGCCCTGCCTGTGTAAAACCGGCAGGCTTTTTTGAGTTGCTGTGTGAAAACTGGTAA
- a CDS encoding DVU0772 family protein: protein MSLNDIKKNYDLINSVDWDMTPEEAIALHLEWGPLRSQAYYNSRDNSNETVYFVINTWKKIPILTLVRRRGFDSEELGTFKLPQNLEKEFMNGIGKYKGVYAVDGNVRDWLKKELDV from the coding sequence ATGAGTCTTAATGATATAAAAAAAAATTATGATCTGATCAATTCCGTAGACTGGGACATGACACCGGAAGAGGCCATTGCGCTTCATCTTGAGTGGGGGCCGTTAAGATCACAGGCCTATTATAATTCACGGGACAATAGTAATGAAACCGTCTATTTCGTCATTAATACATGGAAAAAAATACCGATTTTAACCTTGGTCAGACGGCGGGGGTTTGATTCCGAAGAACTGGGAACTTTCAAGCTGCCCCAAAATCTTGAAAAAGAATTTATGAATGGAATCGGCAAGTATAAGGGGGTATATGCGGTTGATGGAAATGTAAGGGATTGGCTCAAAAAGGAGCTTGACGTTTAA
- the proC gene encoding pyrroline-5-carboxylate reductase → MLQEKKIGFIGSGNMGEALISGLVLSKAAKPENIICSDVAEDRLKELQTKYKVVTTTDNIEVVKKSEIIVYATKPQILGLVLKETASALDTSKLIISIAAGVPLAAIASGLKKELRLIRVMPNICAFVKESATAIAAGEYATKEDIALARAIFDSVGKTVFIQENILMDAFTGLSGSGPAYIFTIVDAMADAGVKMGLSRKDSLFLSTQTVLGAAKLLLESKEHPGQLKDRVLSPGGTAVVGIHTLEQGGLRTTMINAVEAAAKRSKELGDMMVKEFIKNNKKDC, encoded by the coding sequence ATGCTGCAGGAAAAAAAAATAGGATTTATCGGAAGCGGGAATATGGGCGAAGCATTAATCAGCGGCTTAGTTCTTTCCAAGGCAGCAAAACCTGAAAATATTATATGTTCAGACGTTGCAGAAGACCGTTTAAAAGAACTCCAAACAAAATACAAGGTCGTAACAACCACGGACAATATTGAAGTGGTAAAAAAGTCTGAAATCATCGTCTATGCCACAAAACCTCAGATTTTAGGATTGGTCTTAAAAGAGACCGCATCCGCTCTTGACACATCAAAACTGATCATTTCCATTGCCGCCGGTGTTCCATTGGCCGCCATTGCATCAGGGCTTAAAAAGGAACTTCGGCTGATCCGGGTCATGCCCAATATCTGCGCCTTTGTCAAAGAGAGCGCCACTGCAATTGCCGCCGGTGAATACGCCACAAAAGAAGACATAGCACTTGCACGGGCTATTTTTGATTCTGTCGGAAAAACCGTCTTTATCCAGGAAAACATCCTCATGGATGCTTTTACAGGATTAAGCGGCAGCGGCCCTGCCTATATTTTTACAATTGTTGATGCCATGGCAGACGCTGGTGTCAAAATGGGATTATCAAGAAAAGATTCCCTGTTCTTATCGACTCAGACAGTGCTTGGGGCTGCAAAGCTCCTGCTTGAATCCAAAGAACACCCGGGGCAACTCAAAGACAGGGTTTTATCTCCCGGCGGCACAGCCGTTGTGGGCATACACACCCTGGAGCAGGGAGGGCTTAGAACCACCATGATCAATGCTGTGGAAGCTGCTGCAAAAAGGTCAAAAGAGCTGGGAGATATGATGGTAAAAGAATTTATAAAAAACAATAAAAAAGACTGCTGA
- a CDS encoding KamA family radical SAM protein, translating into MQYRPYTLKNYQKISKLKSLPETASFDMNVVGRVLPFKTNNYVVDELIDWDNYDKDPLFAINFPQKRLLEPEHFELVSGLLESGADTGTIDRTVDEIRQGLNPHPAGQLDFNVPVLAGNKVSGIQHKYKETMLVFPAQGQTCHAYCTFCFRWPQFTGMSGHKIALKQSDIFIEYLKHHPEITDVLFTGGDPMTMSAGRLEVYINALLESGPSNLRTIRIGTKSLSYWPYRYLTDNDSEKILELFRKITDSGLHLSIMAHINHYREMSTDAFREAVKRIQQTGAVIRSQSPVLKNVNDSSDIWEKMWIDQVNLGIIPYYMFIPRDTGSHIFFSIPLIKAYDIFRKAFSRVSGLARTVRGPSMSALPGKIKIDGIPDINGKKYIAMSLIQGRSPDWVKKPFFAEYDENACWINELKPAFGETSFFFERDEFKSVD; encoded by the coding sequence ATGCAATATAGGCCCTATACACTCAAGAATTATCAAAAGATTTCAAAATTGAAATCTTTGCCTGAAACGGCTTCATTTGATATGAATGTCGTTGGCAGGGTTTTGCCCTTTAAAACGAATAATTATGTGGTTGATGAACTCATTGATTGGGATAACTATGACAAGGACCCATTGTTTGCCATTAATTTTCCTCAAAAAAGGCTGCTGGAGCCGGAACATTTCGAACTTGTCTCAGGATTGTTAGAATCCGGTGCAGACACGGGTACAATTGATAGGACAGTCGATGAAATCCGGCAGGGACTTAATCCCCACCCGGCAGGTCAGCTTGATTTTAACGTCCCGGTGCTTGCCGGAAATAAAGTCAGTGGAATCCAGCACAAATACAAGGAAACCATGCTTGTGTTTCCGGCCCAGGGTCAGACATGTCATGCTTATTGTACCTTTTGTTTCAGGTGGCCACAGTTTACCGGAATGAGTGGGCATAAAATAGCATTGAAACAGTCGGACATTTTTATTGAATACCTGAAACATCATCCTGAAATCACGGATGTCCTTTTCACCGGCGGTGACCCCATGACTATGAGTGCAGGCAGGCTGGAGGTTTATATTAATGCTTTGCTTGAATCAGGGCCTTCCAATCTCAGAACAATCCGGATCGGGACCAAATCGCTTTCTTACTGGCCTTACCGGTATCTGACGGATAATGATTCTGAAAAAATACTGGAACTTTTCAGAAAAATTACTGATTCCGGTCTTCATCTTTCCATAATGGCGCATATTAATCATTACAGGGAGATGTCCACCGATGCTTTTCGTGAGGCGGTAAAACGCATCCAACAGACAGGTGCCGTTATAAGATCCCAGTCGCCGGTTCTAAAAAATGTAAATGACTCATCTGATATCTGGGAAAAAATGTGGATTGATCAGGTGAATCTTGGAATCATCCCCTATTATATGTTTATTCCCAGGGATACCGGATCTCACATATTTTTTTCCATCCCTTTGATCAAGGCATATGACATTTTCAGAAAGGCGTTCAGTCGTGTGAGCGGTCTTGCAAGAACTGTAAGGGGGCCTAGTATGTCAGCACTTCCCGGAAAGATTAAAATCGATGGCATACCTGATATTAACGGTAAAAAGTACATTGCAATGTCTTTGATACAGGGCAGGTCTCCTGACTGGGTGAAAAAACCGTTTTTTGCTGAATATGATGAAAATGCCTGCTGGATTAATGAATTAAAACCGGCTTTTGGAGAAACATCTTTCTTTTTTGAGCGTGATGAATTCAAATCAGTTGATTAG
- a CDS encoding MarR family winged helix-turn-helix transcriptional regulator, which translates to MDQLKNIRCRELLVLLRKITQAIDMHSKRLDKNFGLTGPQLIILQELLNGEMAVSELARKVSLSQGTVTDIIHRLEKKSLIIKRRSDLDKRCVMITLSEKCRHILDLAPPPLQETFADSFTHLEEWEQLMILSSMNRIVDMMSAEKIKSSSIIASVPVKISS; encoded by the coding sequence TTGGATCAGCTTAAAAATATACGTTGCAGGGAACTTCTGGTTTTATTAAGAAAAATTACACAGGCAATTGACATGCATTCAAAACGCCTGGACAAAAATTTTGGTTTGACTGGTCCTCAGCTGATCATTCTTCAAGAATTGTTAAACGGAGAAATGGCTGTTTCCGAACTGGCACGAAAGGTCAGTTTGAGTCAGGGAACCGTAACCGATATCATACACAGACTGGAAAAAAAGTCTTTGATCATCAAAAGGCGCAGTGATCTGGATAAACGTTGTGTTATGATTACGCTCTCTGAAAAATGTCGACATATCCTTGATCTTGCACCTCCACCTCTTCAGGAAACATTTGCGGATTCTTTTACACATTTGGAGGAATGGGAACAATTGATGATCTTAAGTTCCATGAACAGAATTGTGGACATGATGTCTGCTGAAAAAATCAAATCCTCTTCTATTATTGCCTCTGTTCCTGTAAAGATTTCTTCATGA
- a CDS encoding YaiI/YqxD family protein: MSTPFISAWGELMGHRRIWVDADACPVVIKNILFKAAQRVGIFLTLVANQQMYIPRSKWITLIQVVPGFDEADNEIVNRVCPDDIVITSDIPLAAKVLEKRGHALNPRGELYSKDTIRGVLLMRDFKETLRSSGIETGGPPALTQKNRNIFAANLDKLLLKTICS, encoded by the coding sequence ATGTCAACCCCATTCATTTCAGCTTGGGGTGAATTGATGGGGCATAGAAGGATATGGGTTGATGCAGATGCATGCCCTGTGGTGATAAAAAATATTTTGTTTAAAGCCGCCCAGCGGGTTGGAATTTTTTTGACACTTGTTGCAAATCAGCAGATGTATATTCCACGTTCAAAATGGATTACACTGATTCAAGTGGTGCCGGGATTTGATGAAGCAGACAATGAAATCGTAAACAGGGTATGCCCTGACGACATTGTAATTACAAGTGATATCCCTTTGGCAGCCAAGGTATTGGAAAAAAGAGGGCACGCACTTAATCCACGGGGAGAGTTGTATTCCAAGGATACCATTCGTGGAGTTCTTTTGATGAGAGATTTCAAAGAGACTCTTCGATCAAGTGGTATTGAAACTGGTGGCCCACCAGCACTCACTCAGAAAAATCGTAACATTTTTGCTGCAAACCTGGATAAACTATTGCTAAAAACAATCTGTTCCTGA
- a CDS encoding ammonium transporter translates to MLGKKILMSSGGVLLTATRAFAEAGVIDTGDTAWVTISTALVMMMTPAGLALFYGGMSRYKNMLNTIAMILVAYCLASIVWVGWGYSLAFGEGSTLFIGNLQYFFLSGIDIHSVSGTIPTLIFVLFQMTFACIGVAIILGSVVDRMKFSSWIVFTILWVTFVYTPVCNWAWGGGWMHKIGALDFAGGNVVHINAGVSGLVLAMFLGKRNGYGKESMIPSSVSFTALGAGLLWFGWFGFNAGSALAADGIAASAFLVTNTAAAMGGLAWLFVEWKHSKKPTLLGLASGAIAGLVGITPAAGFVTLAGALVIGAVAGIIGFFGVAVLKQKLGYDDSLDAFGIHGLCGMWGAMATGLFASPSITEGAAGLFYGNPGQVWIQFLSIVGTIAFSATATLIVVLVTRMLTNGLRVDREEEFAGLDNALHGERAFEIE, encoded by the coding sequence ATGTTGGGAAAAAAAATACTGATGTCTTCAGGGGGAGTACTTTTAACAGCGACTCGTGCCTTTGCAGAAGCAGGAGTCATTGATACGGGAGATACTGCCTGGGTCACCATATCAACCGCCCTGGTCATGATGATGACTCCGGCAGGCCTGGCTTTGTTTTATGGCGGTATGTCACGGTATAAAAACATGCTGAATACCATTGCCATGATTCTGGTTGCCTATTGTCTTGCCAGTATTGTCTGGGTTGGGTGGGGATACTCCCTTGCTTTTGGTGAGGGCTCAACCCTTTTTATCGGCAATCTGCAATATTTTTTTTTGAGCGGTATTGATATTCATTCCGTATCCGGGACCATCCCCACTCTTATTTTTGTGTTGTTCCAGATGACTTTTGCCTGTATTGGTGTTGCCATTATCCTGGGATCCGTGGTCGACAGGATGAAATTTTCTTCATGGATTGTATTTACTATTTTATGGGTGACCTTTGTATATACACCGGTTTGCAACTGGGCCTGGGGTGGCGGATGGATGCATAAGATCGGTGCCCTTGATTTTGCCGGCGGCAATGTTGTCCACATCAACGCGGGTGTTTCAGGGCTGGTGCTGGCCATGTTTCTCGGGAAGCGAAACGGGTATGGAAAAGAATCCATGATTCCGTCCAGCGTCAGTTTTACTGCCCTTGGCGCTGGCTTGTTATGGTTTGGATGGTTTGGATTTAATGCCGGCAGCGCACTGGCAGCAGACGGCATTGCTGCTTCTGCATTCCTGGTCACCAATACCGCTGCTGCCATGGGTGGGCTGGCCTGGTTGTTTGTTGAATGGAAACACAGCAAAAAACCAACCCTTCTGGGGCTTGCATCCGGTGCCATCGCGGGTCTTGTGGGTATAACCCCTGCTGCAGGCTTTGTCACTTTGGCAGGGGCCCTGGTAATCGGGGCTGTTGCAGGCATCATCGGTTTTTTCGGCGTTGCCGTACTCAAGCAGAAGTTGGGATATGATGATTCTCTTGACGCCTTTGGCATACACGGCCTGTGCGGGATGTGGGGAGCTATGGCCACGGGGCTTTTTGCATCCCCTTCCATCACTGAAGGGGCGGCAGGCCTGTTTTACGGCAATCCGGGACAGGTTTGGATTCAGTTTTTGTCCATTGTAGGCACCATTGCTTTCAGTGCAACGGCCACTCTTATCGTGGTGCTGGTAACCCGGATGCTGACCAACGGACTGAGGGTGGACAGGGAGGAAGAATTTGCCGGACTTGACAATGCCCTTCACGGCGAACGTGCATTTGAAATAGAATAG